Proteins co-encoded in one Malus sylvestris chromosome 7, drMalSylv7.2, whole genome shotgun sequence genomic window:
- the LOC126629194 gene encoding uncharacterized protein LOC126629194 isoform X3, which translates to MPPEPLPWDRKDFFKERKHERSESLGSVARWRDSPHHAPRDFNRWASGDFRRPPGHGKQGGWHVFSDDSGHGYGSSRSGDKMVEDESFRPSFSRGDGRYGRNSRDNRGPPYSQRESKGYSWETRSGSPNMPGRPNRVNNEQRSQDDMLTYSSHQQSDFGSTWDQIQLKDQLDKMGGSTGLGSGQKCERENSLVSIDWKPLKWTRSGSMSSRGSGFSHSSSSKSMGPIDSNEAKVESQPKTATPVQSPSGEATNCVTSAAPLEETTSRKKPRLGWGEGLAKYEKKKVDVPDGSMNKDAAVCSVGNTEPAHSLSSSLPDKSPRVTVFSDCASPATPSSVACSSSPGVEEKSFCKAVNVENDTRNFCGSPGPMSQIHHEGFSFQLEKLDGNSLVNLDSSILELLQSDDPSSVDSSISRPTALNKLLIWKGEISKVLEVTESEIDSLENELKALKSDSGGSCPHPATSSSLPVEEKDKSCKEQVTNLIPWPSPLQIHSSGDTNVQKMCVDNGDQVEFCGIVKDEDIDSPGTATSKFVESLPLVSSDMTNKTGGSEDRDPIQTTKGEEACLVPSRYAEKTDPSTCGNSSMLLDSEVVAPDSGVVVDKLCDSIFSANKIFASRASDIFSKLLPKEHISGVSVSSSWKNDSLIKEKFAKRKRCLRFMERVITLKFKAFQHLWKEDMSVLSMRKYRSKSHKKFELSLRATNNGHQKHRSSIRSRFSTPAGSLSLVPTTEIINFTNKLLSDSQVKPYRNSLKMPALILDKEEKLATRFVSSNGLVEDPCAVEKERALMNPWTPEEQELFIQKLTTYGKDFRKISSFLDHKTTADCVEFYYKHHKSDCFVKTKKKPDMAKQGKSSANTYLISDGKKWNREMDAASLDILGAASAIAAHADGGTRNRQTYSRRLILGGYRNTNTSRSEDTTVERSCSLDTIGNERETAAADVLAGICGSMSSEAVSSCITSSIDPGESYLEWKCQKGDSVVRRPLTPDVMQNVDDETCSDESCGEMDPSDWTDEEKSRFIQAVSSYGKDFAMISRCIRSRSQHQCKVFFSKARKCLGLDFVHPGPGNGTSVGDDANGGGSDTEDACVLETGSGISSDKSGCNMNGDVPPSVTNMNADEADPAETMKLQTSPPRPEENNVMGEVDHGDESRPVGEGINSDPPNPECMVGEKLVGQISSDRFGKKLEGSDERSNRDPSGCCLPASAHNSCGNTSDVAADGSCSGPGLNPECPCQVSVELNSVQNPSVISLTHENAPATAVSVPQDSAVIECEKSLSQDRLSSTLDLREGSVGRDESGKHLSGLLGHANVEPLQVLRGYPLQMVPKKETNGDVSCGNLSEVKPDRNINGHYMTQDDFLQFGNSKPQCSRVDCPPLPLKVEKPGDARKAHSWSSTDSDKPSRNGDVKLFGKILSNPSSLSKSNGSIHENEEEGAHNQKLSSKSSNLNLTGHHSADGNSPLLKFDCSSYLGLENVPSRSYGGFWEGNKVQAGNSSFPDSAILLAKYPAAFSNFPTSSSQMEQQPLQAVVKTNDRSMNGVSVFRGEINGSNGVADYPVFSRGQDGGNKVQPFTVDVKQQQRQDVLDIPRRNGFDAISSIQQQGRGSVGMNVVGRGGILVGGPCTVVSDPVAAIRMHYAKTEQYGGQAGSIFRKEESWRGGKGDIGR; encoded by the exons ATGCCGCCAGAACCATTGCCTTGGGATCGCAAAGACTTCTTCAAGGAGAGGAAGCACGAGAGGTCGGAGTCCCTTGGCTCTGTGGCACGATGGAGGGACTCGCCCCATCATGCACCTCGCGACTTCAATCGTTGGGCTTCCGGCGATTTTCGCAGACCACCAG GTCATGGTAAGCAGGGTGGTTGGCACGTGTTCTCCGATGATTCTGGTCATGGGTATGGATCGTCTCGGTCAGGCGATAAGATGGTGGAAGATGAGAGCTTCCGGCCATCATTTTCACGCGGAGATGGAAGGTATGGCAGGAACAGTAGGGATAATAGAGGGCCACCTTATAGCCAGAGGGAAAGTAAAGGCTATTCTTGGGAAACCAGAAGTGGGTCTCCAAACATGCCCGGGAGGCCAAATCGTGTGAATAATGAACAGAGGTCGCAGGATGATATGCTGACATACTCATCTCATCAACAGTCTGACTTTGGAAGCACATGGGATCAGATTCAATTGAAAGACCAGCTTGATAAAATGGGTGGTTCCACTGGTTTAGGCTCTGGCCAgaaatgtgagagagagaacTCATTGGTCTCAATTGATTGGAAGCCTCTCAAATGGACGCGGTCTGGAAGCATGTCTTCTCGGGGTTCGGGTTTCAGCCATTCAAGTAGCTCAAAGAGCATGGGGCCCATTGATTCCAATGAAGCAAAGGTTGAGTCACAGCCGAAAACAGCCACTCCAGTGCAGTCTCCTTCGGGAGAAGCTACTAATTGTGTAACATCTGCTGCACCTTTAGAGGAAACAACTTCGAGGAAGAAGCCGCGCCTTGGATGGGGCGAGGGTTTGGCAAAGTATGAGAAAAAGAAAGTCGACGTCCCTGATGGTAGCATGAACAAAGATGCGGCTGTCTGTTCTGTTGGTAACACTGAACCAGCCCATTCTCTGAGTTCAAGCTTGCCTGATAAAAGCCCCCGAGTCACAGTTTTCTCAGATTGTGCATCTCCTGCAACTCCATCCTCTGTTGCTTGCAGTTCTTCTCCAG GTGTGGAGGAGAAATCATTTTGCAAGGCAGTTAATGTTGAGAACGATACTAGAAACTTTTGTGGTTCCCCAGGTCCTATGTCTCAGATTCATCACGAGGGATTCTCATTCCAATTGGAAAAGTTGGATGGTAATTCTTTAGTTAACTTGGACTCATCAATACTTGAATTGCTTCAGTCTGATGATCCAAGTTCAGTGGATTCCAGTATCTCGAGGCCGACTGCATTGAACAAGTTGCTTATATGGAAAGGTGAAATTTCAAAGGTATTGGAGGTAACTGAGTCAGAAATTGATTCACTCGAAAACGAACTTAAGGCACTGAAATCTGATTCTGGGGGCAGCTGTCCCCATCCAGCAACTTCTAGTTCTTTGCCTgtggaggagaaggataaatctTGCAAAGAACAGGTCACAAATTTGATCCCTTGGCCTTCTCCATTGCAAATTCATTCTTCTGGGGACACTAATGTGCAGAAGATGTGTGTTGATAATGGTGACCAGGTAGAATTTTGTGGTATTGTTAAGGATGAGGATATTGATAGTCCTGGAACAGCGACATCGAAATTTGTTGAATCATTACCTTTGGTTTCATCTGATATGACGAATAAAACTGGTGGTTCTGAGGATCGGGATCCAATCCAAACAACCAAAGGAGAAGAAGCGTGCTTAGTGCCCAGCAGATATGCAGAAAAGACTGACCCATCTACTTGTGGTAATAGTAGCATGCTTTTGGATAGTGAGGTAGTTGCACCAGACTCTGGTGTAGTAGTAGATAAGTTATGCGATTCTATATTTTCTGCCAATAAAATATTTGCAAGTAGAGCATCTGACATATTTAGTAAGCTGTTACCAAAAGAGCATATTTCTGGAGTTAGTGTTTCCTCATCCTGGAAGAATGATTCATTGATCAAAGAGAAGTTTGCCAAGAGGAAGCGATGTTTGAGGTTTATGGAGAGAGTTATAACCTTAAAATTTAAAGCCTTTCAACACTTGTGGAAGGAAGACATGAGTGTGCTTTCCATGCGAAAATATCGTTCAAAATCTCACAAAAAATTTGAGTTAAGCTTGCGAGCAACTAATAATGGACATCAGAAGCATCGCTCTTCAATTCGATCGCGATTTTCTACACCTG caggAAGTCTGAGCCTGGTCCCTACTACAGAGATTATTAATTTCACTAACAAGTTGCTGTCAGATTCCCAAGTCAAGCCGTACAGGAACTCGTTGAAGATGCCAGCCTTAATCTTGGACAAGGAGGAGAAGTTGGCGACAAGATTTGTTTCTAGTAATGGTTTAGTTGAAGATCCCTGTGCTGTTGAGAAGGAAAGGGCTTTGATGAACCCATGGACGCCAGAAGAGCAAGAACTTTTCATCCAAAAGCTAACCACCTACGGGAAGGATTTCAGAAAAATTTCTTCCTTTCTTGATCACAAGACGACTGCTGACTGTGTGGAGTTTTATTACAAACACCACAAGTCTGATTGCTTtgtgaaaacaaagaagaagccTGATATGGCTAAGCAAGGAAAGTCTTCGGCTAATACCTACTTAATTTCAGATGGGAAAAAATGGAATCGTGAGATGGATGCTGCTTCCCTTGATATTTTGGGTGCTGCTTCAGCAATCGCAGCTCATGCTGATGGTGGTACAAGAAATCGACAAACGTATTCGAGGAGGTTAATTTTGGGAGGGTACAGGAATACTAATACGTCTCGTAGTGAGGATACCACTGTTGAAAGGTCCTGCAGTCTTGATACTATTGGCAACGAAAGAGAAACAGCTGCTGCTGATGTTTTAGCAGGTATATGTGGCTCAATGTCATCTGAGGCGGTGAGTTCTTGCATCACTAGTTCCATTGATCCTGGTGAGTCTTATCTGGAATGGAAGTGCCAGAAAGGGGATTCGGTAGTAAGGCGACCTTTGACACCTGATGTTATGCAGAATGTGGATGATGAGACTTGCTCAGATGAAAGTTGTGGAGAAATGGATCCTTCTGACTGGACAGACGAGGAGAAGTCTAGATTTATTCAGGCAGTGTCATCCTATGGAAAGGATTTTGCTATGATCTCGCGATGCATTAGATCGAGGTCTCAGCATCAATGCAAGGTTTTCTTTAGCAAGGCTCGGAAGTGCcttgggcttgattttgtacATCCTGGGCCCGGAAATGGAACATCTGTTGGTGATGATGCTAATGGAGGTGGGAGTGACACTGAAGATGCCTGTGTTCTGGAAACTGGTTCAGGTATTTCCAGTGACAAGTCAGGATGTAACATGAACGGGGATGTGCCGCCGTCTGTCACAAACATGAATGCTGATGAAGCTGATCCTGCGGAGACCATGAAATTGCAAACAAGCCCACCCAGACCGGAGGAAAACAATGTGATGGGAGAAGTAGATCATGGAGATG AATCACGACCTGTTGGTGAGGGAATCAACTCTGACCCACCTAATCCTGAATGTATGGTTGGGGAAAAATTGGTCGGTCAAATTTCTTCTGATCGATTTGGAAAGAAACTGGAGGGGAGCGATGAAAGAAGCAATAGAGATCCAAGCGGATGCTGCTTACCAGCCTCAGCACACAATTCATGTGGCAATACTTCTGATGTGGCTGCTGATGGTTCTTGTTCAGGTCCTGGCCTTAACCCTGAGTGCCCATGTCAAGTTTCTGTAGAGCTGAACTCTGTGCAAAACCCTTCTGTCATCTCGTTGACACATGAGAATGCTCCTGCTACTGCAGTTTCTGTGCCACAAGATTCTGCTGTCATTGAATGCGAGAAATCCCTCAGCCAAGATAGGTTGTCATCAACCCTGGATCTGCGGGAGGGATCTGTTGGTAGAGATGAGAGTGGCAAGCACTTGTCAGGTCTTCTAGGACATGCAAACGTCGAACCTTTGCAAGTTCTCAGAGGCTATCCATTGCAAATGGTACCCAAGAAAGAGACGAATGGGGATGTAAGTTGTGGTAATTTATCTGAAGTTAAGCCAGACAGAAATATCAATGGGCATTATATGACACAAGATGACTTCCTTCAATTTGGGAATTCCAAGCCCCAATGTTCTCGTGTTGATTGTCCTCCTCTGCCCCTAAAGGTAGAAAAACCAGGTGACGCACGAAAAGCCCATTCATGGAGCTCGACAGATTCGGATAAACCAAGCAGGAATGGTGATGTGAAACTGTTTGGTAAGATACTCAGCAACCCGTCATCTTTGTCCAAGTCAAATGGCAGCATCCATGAGAATGAAGAAGAGGGAGCTCATAACCAAAAGTTAAGCAGCAAGTCGTCTAACTTAAATCTCACCGGGCATCACAGTGCTGACGGGAATTCTCCCCTCCTGAAGTTTGATTGTAGTAGTTATCTGGGCCTTGAGAATGTTCCCAGTAGGAGTTACGGCGGGTTTTGGGAAGGGAATAAAGTGCAAGCTGGTAATTCATCGTTTCCTGACTCAGCTATCTTGCTGGCCAAGTACCCTGCTGCGTTTAGCAATTTTCCTACGTCCTCTTCCCAAATGGAACAGCAGCCACTGCAGGCGGTTGTGAAGACCAACGATCGAAGTATGAATGGCGTATCAGTTTTTCGTGGCGAGATCAATGGTAGCAATGGAGTTGCTGATTATCCGGTGTTTAGTAGAGGCCAGGACGGTGGTAACAAAGTGCAGCCATTTACAGTAGATGTGAAGCAGCAGCAGCGGCAAGACGTGTTGGACATTCCAAGACGAAATGGGTTTGATGCAATTTCGAGCATACAGCAGCAAGGAAGGGGGAGTGTTGGGATGAATGTAGTAGGGAGGGGAGGGATCCTCGTAGGGGGTCCGTGTACGGTGGTATCAGATCCCGTGGCTGCCATTAGAATGCACTACGCGAAAACTGAACAGTATGGGGGGCAGGCGGGGAGCATATTCCGGAAGGAAGAGTCGTGGAGAGGAGGGAAGGGGGATATAGGCAGGTAG
- the LOC126629194 gene encoding uncharacterized protein LOC126629194 isoform X1: protein MPPEPLPWDRKDFFKERKHERSESLGSVARWRDSPHHAPRDFNRWASGDFRRPPGHGKQGGWHVFSDDSGHGYGSSRSGDKMVEDESFRPSFSRGDGRYGRNSRDNRGPPYSQRESKGYSWETRSGSPNMPGRPNRVNNEQRSQDDMLTYSSHQQSDFGSTWDQIQLKDQLDKMGGSTGLGSGQKCERENSLVSIDWKPLKWTRSGSMSSRGSGFSHSSSSKSMGPIDSNEAKVESQPKTATPVQSPSGEATNCVTSAAPLEETTSRKKPRLGWGEGLAKYEKKKVDVPDGSMNKDAAVCSVGNTEPAHSLSSSLPDKSPRVTVFSDCASPATPSSVACSSSPGVEEKSFCKAVNVENDTRNFCGSPGPMSQIHHEGFSFQLEKLDGNSLVNLDSSILELLQSDDPSSVDSSISRPTALNKLLIWKGEISKVLEVTESEIDSLENELKALKSDSGGSCPHPATSSSLPVEEKDKSCKEQVTNLIPWPSPLQIHSSGDTNVQKMCVDNGDQVEFCGIVKDEDIDSPGTATSKFVESLPLVSSDMTNKTGGSEDRDPIQTTKGEEACLVPSRYAEKTDPSTCGNSSMLLDSEVVAPDSGVVVDKLCDSIFSANKIFASRASDIFSKLLPKEHISGVSVSSSWKNDSLIKEKFAKRKRCLRFMERVITLKFKAFQHLWKEDMSVLSMRKYRSKSHKKFELSLRATNNGHQKHRSSIRSRFSTPAGSLSLVPTTEIINFTNKLLSDSQVKPYRNSLKMPALILDKEEKLATRFVSSNGLVEDPCAVEKERALMNPWTPEEQELFIQKLTTYGKDFRKISSFLDHKTTADCVEFYYKHHKSDCFVKTKKKPDMAKQGKSSANTYLISDGKKWNREMDAASLDILGAASAIAAHADGGTRNRQTYSRRLILGGYRNTNTSRSEDTTVERSCSLDTIGNERETAAADVLAGICGSMSSEAVSSCITSSIDPGESYLEWKCQKGDSVVRRPLTPDVMQNVDDETCSDESCGEMDPSDWTDEEKSRFIQAVSSYGKDFAMISRCIRSRSQHQCKVFFSKARKCLGLDFVHPGPGNGTSVGDDANGGGSDTEDACVLETGSGISSDKSGCNMNGDVPPSVTNMNADEADPAETMKLQTSPPRPEENNVMGEVDHGDGKPLKSLASDAFQVVDKPKLVFDGDTDIMDFDAMGGNATENKILVAESRPVGEGINSDPPNPECMVGEKLVGQISSDRFGKKLEGSDERSNRDPSGCCLPASAHNSCGNTSDVAADGSCSGPGLNPECPCQVSVELNSVQNPSVISLTHENAPATAVSVPQDSAVIECEKSLSQDRLSSTLDLREGSVGRDESGKHLSGLLGHANVEPLQVLRGYPLQMVPKKETNGDVSCGNLSEVKPDRNINGHYMTQDDFLQFGNSKPQCSRVDCPPLPLKVEKPGDARKAHSWSSTDSDKPSRNGDVKLFGKILSNPSSLSKSNGSIHENEEEGAHNQKLSSKSSNLNLTGHHSADGNSPLLKFDCSSYLGLENVPSRSYGGFWEGNKVQAGNSSFPDSAILLAKYPAAFSNFPTSSSQMEQQPLQAVVKTNDRSMNGVSVFRGEINGSNGVADYPVFSRGQDGGNKVQPFTVDVKQQQRQDVLDIPRRNGFDAISSIQQQGRGSVGMNVVGRGGILVGGPCTVVSDPVAAIRMHYAKTEQYGGQAGSIFRKEESWRGGKGDIGR, encoded by the exons ATGCCGCCAGAACCATTGCCTTGGGATCGCAAAGACTTCTTCAAGGAGAGGAAGCACGAGAGGTCGGAGTCCCTTGGCTCTGTGGCACGATGGAGGGACTCGCCCCATCATGCACCTCGCGACTTCAATCGTTGGGCTTCCGGCGATTTTCGCAGACCACCAG GTCATGGTAAGCAGGGTGGTTGGCACGTGTTCTCCGATGATTCTGGTCATGGGTATGGATCGTCTCGGTCAGGCGATAAGATGGTGGAAGATGAGAGCTTCCGGCCATCATTTTCACGCGGAGATGGAAGGTATGGCAGGAACAGTAGGGATAATAGAGGGCCACCTTATAGCCAGAGGGAAAGTAAAGGCTATTCTTGGGAAACCAGAAGTGGGTCTCCAAACATGCCCGGGAGGCCAAATCGTGTGAATAATGAACAGAGGTCGCAGGATGATATGCTGACATACTCATCTCATCAACAGTCTGACTTTGGAAGCACATGGGATCAGATTCAATTGAAAGACCAGCTTGATAAAATGGGTGGTTCCACTGGTTTAGGCTCTGGCCAgaaatgtgagagagagaacTCATTGGTCTCAATTGATTGGAAGCCTCTCAAATGGACGCGGTCTGGAAGCATGTCTTCTCGGGGTTCGGGTTTCAGCCATTCAAGTAGCTCAAAGAGCATGGGGCCCATTGATTCCAATGAAGCAAAGGTTGAGTCACAGCCGAAAACAGCCACTCCAGTGCAGTCTCCTTCGGGAGAAGCTACTAATTGTGTAACATCTGCTGCACCTTTAGAGGAAACAACTTCGAGGAAGAAGCCGCGCCTTGGATGGGGCGAGGGTTTGGCAAAGTATGAGAAAAAGAAAGTCGACGTCCCTGATGGTAGCATGAACAAAGATGCGGCTGTCTGTTCTGTTGGTAACACTGAACCAGCCCATTCTCTGAGTTCAAGCTTGCCTGATAAAAGCCCCCGAGTCACAGTTTTCTCAGATTGTGCATCTCCTGCAACTCCATCCTCTGTTGCTTGCAGTTCTTCTCCAG GTGTGGAGGAGAAATCATTTTGCAAGGCAGTTAATGTTGAGAACGATACTAGAAACTTTTGTGGTTCCCCAGGTCCTATGTCTCAGATTCATCACGAGGGATTCTCATTCCAATTGGAAAAGTTGGATGGTAATTCTTTAGTTAACTTGGACTCATCAATACTTGAATTGCTTCAGTCTGATGATCCAAGTTCAGTGGATTCCAGTATCTCGAGGCCGACTGCATTGAACAAGTTGCTTATATGGAAAGGTGAAATTTCAAAGGTATTGGAGGTAACTGAGTCAGAAATTGATTCACTCGAAAACGAACTTAAGGCACTGAAATCTGATTCTGGGGGCAGCTGTCCCCATCCAGCAACTTCTAGTTCTTTGCCTgtggaggagaaggataaatctTGCAAAGAACAGGTCACAAATTTGATCCCTTGGCCTTCTCCATTGCAAATTCATTCTTCTGGGGACACTAATGTGCAGAAGATGTGTGTTGATAATGGTGACCAGGTAGAATTTTGTGGTATTGTTAAGGATGAGGATATTGATAGTCCTGGAACAGCGACATCGAAATTTGTTGAATCATTACCTTTGGTTTCATCTGATATGACGAATAAAACTGGTGGTTCTGAGGATCGGGATCCAATCCAAACAACCAAAGGAGAAGAAGCGTGCTTAGTGCCCAGCAGATATGCAGAAAAGACTGACCCATCTACTTGTGGTAATAGTAGCATGCTTTTGGATAGTGAGGTAGTTGCACCAGACTCTGGTGTAGTAGTAGATAAGTTATGCGATTCTATATTTTCTGCCAATAAAATATTTGCAAGTAGAGCATCTGACATATTTAGTAAGCTGTTACCAAAAGAGCATATTTCTGGAGTTAGTGTTTCCTCATCCTGGAAGAATGATTCATTGATCAAAGAGAAGTTTGCCAAGAGGAAGCGATGTTTGAGGTTTATGGAGAGAGTTATAACCTTAAAATTTAAAGCCTTTCAACACTTGTGGAAGGAAGACATGAGTGTGCTTTCCATGCGAAAATATCGTTCAAAATCTCACAAAAAATTTGAGTTAAGCTTGCGAGCAACTAATAATGGACATCAGAAGCATCGCTCTTCAATTCGATCGCGATTTTCTACACCTG caggAAGTCTGAGCCTGGTCCCTACTACAGAGATTATTAATTTCACTAACAAGTTGCTGTCAGATTCCCAAGTCAAGCCGTACAGGAACTCGTTGAAGATGCCAGCCTTAATCTTGGACAAGGAGGAGAAGTTGGCGACAAGATTTGTTTCTAGTAATGGTTTAGTTGAAGATCCCTGTGCTGTTGAGAAGGAAAGGGCTTTGATGAACCCATGGACGCCAGAAGAGCAAGAACTTTTCATCCAAAAGCTAACCACCTACGGGAAGGATTTCAGAAAAATTTCTTCCTTTCTTGATCACAAGACGACTGCTGACTGTGTGGAGTTTTATTACAAACACCACAAGTCTGATTGCTTtgtgaaaacaaagaagaagccTGATATGGCTAAGCAAGGAAAGTCTTCGGCTAATACCTACTTAATTTCAGATGGGAAAAAATGGAATCGTGAGATGGATGCTGCTTCCCTTGATATTTTGGGTGCTGCTTCAGCAATCGCAGCTCATGCTGATGGTGGTACAAGAAATCGACAAACGTATTCGAGGAGGTTAATTTTGGGAGGGTACAGGAATACTAATACGTCTCGTAGTGAGGATACCACTGTTGAAAGGTCCTGCAGTCTTGATACTATTGGCAACGAAAGAGAAACAGCTGCTGCTGATGTTTTAGCAGGTATATGTGGCTCAATGTCATCTGAGGCGGTGAGTTCTTGCATCACTAGTTCCATTGATCCTGGTGAGTCTTATCTGGAATGGAAGTGCCAGAAAGGGGATTCGGTAGTAAGGCGACCTTTGACACCTGATGTTATGCAGAATGTGGATGATGAGACTTGCTCAGATGAAAGTTGTGGAGAAATGGATCCTTCTGACTGGACAGACGAGGAGAAGTCTAGATTTATTCAGGCAGTGTCATCCTATGGAAAGGATTTTGCTATGATCTCGCGATGCATTAGATCGAGGTCTCAGCATCAATGCAAGGTTTTCTTTAGCAAGGCTCGGAAGTGCcttgggcttgattttgtacATCCTGGGCCCGGAAATGGAACATCTGTTGGTGATGATGCTAATGGAGGTGGGAGTGACACTGAAGATGCCTGTGTTCTGGAAACTGGTTCAGGTATTTCCAGTGACAAGTCAGGATGTAACATGAACGGGGATGTGCCGCCGTCTGTCACAAACATGAATGCTGATGAAGCTGATCCTGCGGAGACCATGAAATTGCAAACAAGCCCACCCAGACCGGAGGAAAACAATGTGATGGGAGAAGTAGATCATGGAGATGGTAAGCCTCTCAAATCTCTGGCTTCTGATGCATTCCAGGTGGTGGATAAGCCTAAGCTAGTTTTTGATGGCGACACTGATATCATGGATTTCGATGCTATGGGAGGTAATGCaactgaaaacaaaattttggtTGCAGAATCACGACCTGTTGGTGAGGGAATCAACTCTGACCCACCTAATCCTGAATGTATGGTTGGGGAAAAATTGGTCGGTCAAATTTCTTCTGATCGATTTGGAAAGAAACTGGAGGGGAGCGATGAAAGAAGCAATAGAGATCCAAGCGGATGCTGCTTACCAGCCTCAGCACACAATTCATGTGGCAATACTTCTGATGTGGCTGCTGATGGTTCTTGTTCAGGTCCTGGCCTTAACCCTGAGTGCCCATGTCAAGTTTCTGTAGAGCTGAACTCTGTGCAAAACCCTTCTGTCATCTCGTTGACACATGAGAATGCTCCTGCTACTGCAGTTTCTGTGCCACAAGATTCTGCTGTCATTGAATGCGAGAAATCCCTCAGCCAAGATAGGTTGTCATCAACCCTGGATCTGCGGGAGGGATCTGTTGGTAGAGATGAGAGTGGCAAGCACTTGTCAGGTCTTCTAGGACATGCAAACGTCGAACCTTTGCAAGTTCTCAGAGGCTATCCATTGCAAATGGTACCCAAGAAAGAGACGAATGGGGATGTAAGTTGTGGTAATTTATCTGAAGTTAAGCCAGACAGAAATATCAATGGGCATTATATGACACAAGATGACTTCCTTCAATTTGGGAATTCCAAGCCCCAATGTTCTCGTGTTGATTGTCCTCCTCTGCCCCTAAAGGTAGAAAAACCAGGTGACGCACGAAAAGCCCATTCATGGAGCTCGACAGATTCGGATAAACCAAGCAGGAATGGTGATGTGAAACTGTTTGGTAAGATACTCAGCAACCCGTCATCTTTGTCCAAGTCAAATGGCAGCATCCATGAGAATGAAGAAGAGGGAGCTCATAACCAAAAGTTAAGCAGCAAGTCGTCTAACTTAAATCTCACCGGGCATCACAGTGCTGACGGGAATTCTCCCCTCCTGAAGTTTGATTGTAGTAGTTATCTGGGCCTTGAGAATGTTCCCAGTAGGAGTTACGGCGGGTTTTGGGAAGGGAATAAAGTGCAAGCTGGTAATTCATCGTTTCCTGACTCAGCTATCTTGCTGGCCAAGTACCCTGCTGCGTTTAGCAATTTTCCTACGTCCTCTTCCCAAATGGAACAGCAGCCACTGCAGGCGGTTGTGAAGACCAACGATCGAAGTATGAATGGCGTATCAGTTTTTCGTGGCGAGATCAATGGTAGCAATGGAGTTGCTGATTATCCGGTGTTTAGTAGAGGCCAGGACGGTGGTAACAAAGTGCAGCCATTTACAGTAGATGTGAAGCAGCAGCAGCGGCAAGACGTGTTGGACATTCCAAGACGAAATGGGTTTGATGCAATTTCGAGCATACAGCAGCAAGGAAGGGGGAGTGTTGGGATGAATGTAGTAGGGAGGGGAGGGATCCTCGTAGGGGGTCCGTGTACGGTGGTATCAGATCCCGTGGCTGCCATTAGAATGCACTACGCGAAAACTGAACAGTATGGGGGGCAGGCGGGGAGCATATTCCGGAAGGAAGAGTCGTGGAGAGGAGGGAAGGGGGATATAGGCAGGTAG